From a region of the Rhipicephalus microplus isolate Deutch F79 chromosome X, USDA_Rmic, whole genome shotgun sequence genome:
- the LOC119181609 gene encoding uncharacterized protein LOC119181609: MHGLHTNVLKQVQILSPKTLDDLLACLQNIPSASETSITAESSSCFSRSKSDWSSHQKRITHPGGLPAAVTGTRPLPKITANLAMGEESRFSGRKKPIVAERILGTVKWFNVKNGYGFINRNDTHEDIFVHQTAITRNNPQKLLRSVGEGETVEFDVVVGDKGCEAANVTGPDGEPVQGSPYAADRRPFRPRWIPRRNQRRRGPASRRGRGEDRREEAGNRDSSRSLPPHQDQSDPAPRRWIMDGVGRPYPWRYNQRFRGVPRAPPRAPPPPPLPPQRFIVDEPRPAYAEEEVFNEPPPRRPPRRFRGRYFRRRRGRSRSNMEAVGQNGSGGGRFQSNLEMTGRNSSGRNLEEGVRGGNGGSGNRSQEDFQDRGSAPSWQRPPPMYRHPRSHRRRTKSPSKKAGARNRRENEASSGGDSLESVQSTEKEPISPEEPGHSAPTAPPPSSPPPPPHDGFWRTYNKLVKRFTWPHMKKDVSQYVRSCHVCQVHKVKYKQPTDTMILPCHSNVPFEVVHLDFAELNKKREGVRKTQAFLLAIDECTRMALLSQLGWNARTTDATTFIIDLT; this comes from the exons atgcatggattgcacactaacgtgttgaagcaagtgcaaatactgtcaccaaagactctagatgacctcctcgcgtgtcttcagaacataccatcagcttcggaaacaagcataaccgccgagtcaagcagctgtttcagtcggagtaaatcggactggtcaagccaCCAGAAGCGCATCACGCATCCAGGCGGGCTTCCAGCAGCTGTGACCGGCACCCGGCCCCTTCCGAAGATAACCGCCAACTTGGCAATGGGCGAAGAGAGTCGTTTCAGTGGCAGGAAGAAGCCTATCGTCGCCGAGAGGATCCTGGGAACGGTGAAGTGGTTTAATGTCAAGAACGGCTATGGCTTCATCAACCGCAACGACACTCACGAGGACATCTTCGTCCACCAGACGGCCATCACGCGCAACAACCCACAGAAGTTGCTGCGCAGCGTTGGCGAAGGTGAGACCGTCGAGTTTGACGTCGTGGTCGGCGATAAGGGCTGCGAGGCAGCCAATGTGACCGGACCCGATGGTGAGCCTGTTCAGGGTAGCCCGTACGCGGCCGACAGGCGCCCGTTCCGACCCCGCTGGATTCCACGTCGCAATCAACGAAGGCGCGGGCCGGCGTCAAGGCGTGGCCGAGGGGAAGATCGAAGGGAGGAAGCAGGAAACCGAGACTCATCGCGGTCACTGCCACCGCACCAGGACCAGAGCGACCCGGCTCCTAGACGGTGGATCATGGACGGCGTGGGGAGGCCCTACCCTTGGCGATACAACCAGCGTTTCAGAGGAGTGCCACGAGCACCTCCGCGAgccccaccaccgccaccgcttCCACCGCAGCGTTTCATTGTCGATGAGCCACGGCCAGCGTACGCCGAAGAGGAGGTTTTCAACGAACCCCCACCCCGGCGCCCTCCACGGCGGTTCCGTGGCCGCTACTTTCGTCGGCGACGTGGCCGCTCGCGAAGCAACATGGAAGCAGTAGGACAAAACGGCTCTGGTGGTGGCCGTTTTCAGAGCAACCTGGAAATGACAGGACGGAACAGCTCCGGAAGAAATCTCGAAGAAGGAGTACGGGGAGGTAACGGCGGAAGTGGCAACAGGAGCCAGGAGGACTTCCAGGACAGAGGGAGTGCCCCTTCGTGGCAACGACCTCCTCCGATGTACCGACACCCAAGGTCCCACCGACGCAGAACGAAGTCACCATCCAAGAAGGCCGGGGCCCGTAATCGACGCGAGAACGAGGCGAGCAGCGGCGGAGACTCATTGGAGAGCGTGCAAAGCACTGAGAAGGAGCCTATTTCACCAGAAGAACCAGGACACTCGGCACCGACGGCTCCACCGCCGTcatcaccaccaccgccaccacacgacggcttttggcgtacctacaacaagttggtcaagaggtttacgtggcctcacatgaagaaagacgttagtcagtacgttcgttcatgccatgtgtgtcaagtacacaaagtcaagtataaacagcctacggacaccatgatactaccttgccactcgaacgtgccttttgaagtagttcacctggatttcgccgaacttaacaagaaacgggaaggagtcagaaaaacgcaagcttttctgctggccatagatgaatgcaccaggatg GCTTTGCTCTCGCAGCTGGGCTGGAATGCGCGGACTACGGATGCAACTACATTTATAATCGACCTGACTTAG